The Syngnathus typhle isolate RoL2023-S1 ecotype Sweden linkage group LG3, RoL_Styp_1.0, whole genome shotgun sequence genome window below encodes:
- the rnf24 gene encoding RING finger protein 24, which produces MSSDFSHYTFRMPNIGFQNLPLNIYIVVFGTAIFVFILSLLFCCYLIRLRHQAHKELYAYKQVIQKEKVKELNLHEICAVCLEEFKQKDELGICPCKHAFHRKCLIKWLEVRKVCPLCNMPVLQLAQQAGTTEPPVPSQQPLPGVENLV; this is translated from the exons ATGAGCTCGGATTTTTCACACTACACTTTCAGGATGCCAAATATCGGGTTCCAGAACCTGCCCCTTAATATCTACATTGTTGTGTTTGGGACAGCCATCTTTGTCTTCATCCTCAGCCTCCTCTTCTGCTGCTACCTCATAag GTTACGGCACCAGGCGCACAAAGAGCTCTATGCATACAAACAA GTTATTCAGAAGGAAAAGGTGAAAGAGTTAAATTTGCATGAG ATATGCGCGGTGTGCTTGGAGGAGTTCAAGCAAAAAGACGAGCTGGGGATATGTCCGTGCAAACATGCGTTTCATCGGAA GTGCCTCATCAAGTGGCTGGAGGTGAGGAAAGTGTGCCCGCTGTGCAACATGCCCGTCTTACAGCTTGCCCAGCAGGCCGGCACTACGGAACCGCCAGTGCCGAGCCAACAGCCTCTGCCCGGTGTTGAAAACCTGGTCTAG
- the LOC133150900 gene encoding circumsporozoite protein-like: MLLLILLQLLLIASINAQTPALTTSNAVTSNAVTTAGNAATGNAATTAGNAVTGNAATTAGNVATGNAATTAGNAATTAGNAATGNAATTAGNVATGNAATTAGNGATTPGNAATTAGNAATGNAATTAGNVATGNAATTAGNAATTAGNAATTAGNAATTAGNAATGNAATTAGNVATGNAATTAGNAATTAGNAATTAGNAATGNAATTAGNVATGNAATTAGNAATTAGNAATTAGNAATGNAATTAGNAATTAGNAATTAGNAATTAGNAATTAGNAATTAGNAATTAGNAATGNAATTAGNVATGNAATTAGNAATTAGNAATIAGNAATGNAATTAGNVATGNAATTAGNAATTAGNAATTAGNAATTAGNAATGNAATTAGNVATGNAATTAGNAATTAGNAATGNAATTAGNVATGNAATTAGNAATTAGNAGTGNAATTSGNAVTGNGATTAGNGATGNATTGSANTGAATNANNSTTTSAAVMSTRVNWVLLSHLCVALLKLYTM; encoded by the exons atgcttttgctAATCCTGCTCCAACTCCTGCTCATTG CATCCATAAATGCTCAGACACCTGCCCTCACTACGTCCAATGCTGTGACCAGCAATGCCGTGACCACAGCCGGTAACGCCGCGACTGGCAATGCTGCAACCACAGCTGGCAATGCTGTGACCGGCAATGCTGCAACTACAGCTGGAAACGTAGCAACTGGTAACGCTGCAACCACAGCTGGTAACGCTGCAACCACAGCTGGCAACGCGGCGACCGGCAATGCAGCAACTACAGCTGGAAACGTAGCAACTGGTAACGCTGCAACCACAGCTGGTAATGGTGCAACCACACCTGGTAACGCTGCAACCACAGCTGGCAACGCGGCGACCGGCAATGCCGCAACTACAGCTGGAAACGTAGCAACTGGTAACGCTGCAACCACAGCTGGTAACGCTGCAACCACAGCTGGTAACGCTGCAACCACAGCTGGCAACGCTGCAACCACAGCTGGCAACGCAGCGACCGGCAATGCCGCAACTACAGCTGGAAACGTAGCAACTGGTAACGCTGCAACCACAGCTGGTAACGCTGCAACCACAGCTGGTAACGCTGCAACCACAGCTGGCAACGCGGCGACCGGCAATGCCGCAACTACAGCTGGAAACGTAGCAACTGGCAACGCTGCAACCACAGCTGGTAACGCTGCAACCACAGCTGGTAACGCTGCAACCACAGCTGGCAACGCGGCGACCGGCAATGCCGCAACTACAGCTGGAAACGCTGCAACCACAGCTGGTAACGCTGCAACCACAGCTGGTAACGCTGCAACCACAGCTGGTAACGCTGCAACCACAGCTGGTAACGCTGCAACCACAGCTGGTAACGCTGCAACCACAGCTGGCAACGCGGCGACTGGCAATGCCGCAACTACAGCTGGAAACGTAGCAACTGGCAACGCTGCAACCACAGCTGGTAACGCTGCAACCACAGCTGGTAACGCTGCAACCATAGCTGGCAACGCGGCGACCGGCAATGCCGCAACTACAGCTGGAAACGTAGCAACTGGTAACGCTGCAACCACAGCTGGTAACGCTGCAACCACAGCTGGTAACGCTGCAACCACAGCTGGTAACGCTGCAACCACAGCTGGCAACGCGGCGACCGGCAATGCCGCAACTACAGCTGGAAACGTAGCAACTGGCAACGCTGCAACCACAGCTGGTAACGCTGCAACCACAGCTGGTAACGCGGCGACCGGCAATGCCGCAACTACAGCTGGAAACGTAGCAACTGGCAACGCTGCAACCACAGCTGGTAACGCTGCAACCACAGCTGGTAACGCTGGGACCGGCAATGCCGCAACAACATCTGGCAATGCTGTGACCGGCAATGGCGCAACCACAGCTGGAAACGGAGCAACTGGCAACGCCACAACTGGGAGTGCAAACACTGGAGCAGCAACAAATGCTAACAACTCAACGACGACAAGCGCCGCTGTCATGTCAACCCGCGTGAACTGGGTTCTTCTAAGTCACCTCTGCGTGGCACTCCTTAAACTCTACACAATGTAA
- the ccdc86 gene encoding coiled-coil domain-containing protein 86, whose product MSKSNDVSDASKPGNVVEDGQDPPPMTTRTRSGRVVRRPYALQSSETPVRTPSRRTRRSVITEQNELEEQAPKPVEENPTVSVVQETVQEKPAVCGESETVEKPAVGVEPEPEPRTDAAAEVDTVPTTAPVERAPATPQTESQPPQTESQPPQTESRPPKTESQPPKTESQPPQTESQPPQTESQPPKTKSQPPKTESQPPKKKPRRGTNVKETVVIPLGKPKSGRVWKNRNKQRFSALVRDAALCTSWEKKMQAKREKQLVQKYSSQLKEQKAQAKEEKRKRREENLKRREENERKAEVVEVIRNTAKLKRMRKKQLRKIEKRDTLALLEKSNNNKKNQNQKNNNKAKRAKNNKSENQI is encoded by the exons ATGTCGAAAAGCAATGATGTGAGCGACGCTTCTAAACCGGGGAACGTAGTGGAAGACGGCCAGGACCCACCGCCCATGACCACGCGGACCCGAAGCGGCCGAGTGGTGCGTCGCCCCTACGCACTCCAAAGCTCTGAAACTCCGGTAAGGACTCCCAGCAGGAGGACCAGAAGGTCCGTCATAACAGAACAGAACGAGCTGGAGGAACAGGCACCGAAGCCGGTTGAGGAGAATCCTACTGTGAGTGTCGTCCAAGAAACGGTACAGGAGAAGCCCGCAGTGTGTGGTGAATCGGAGACGGTGGAAAAGCCCGCCGTAGGTGTCGAACCGGAGCCTGAGCCTCGTACAGACGCTGCAGCAGAGGTTGACACAGTACCCACAACCGCTCCAGTAGAAAGAGCACCAGCGACCCCTCAGACGGAGTCGCAACCTCCTCAGACGGAGTCGCAACCTCCTCAGACGGAGTCGCGACCCCCAAAGACGGAGTCGCAACCCCCAAAGACGGAGTCGCAACCTCCTCAGACGGAGTCGCAACCTCCTCAGACGGAGTCGCAACCCCCAAAGACGAAGTCGCAACCCCCTAAAACGGAGTCGCAACCCCCTAAGAAGAAGCCTCGCCGGGGAACTAATGTAAAAGAGACTGTAGTGATTCCTCTGGGGAAGCCAAAATCAGGACGAGTGTGGAAGAACCGCAACAAACAGAG GTTCTCGGCGTTAGTGCGAGATGCGGCGCTGTGCACCTCCTGGGAGAAAAAGATGCAGGCCAAGCGAGAGAAGCAACTGGTGCAGAAGTACTCGTCGCAACTAAAAGAGCAGAAAGCCCAAGCGAAAGAG gaaaagcggaaACGGCGAGAGGAGAACTTGAAGCGGCGCGAGGAAAACGAACGCAAAGCGGAGGTCGTGGAAGTG ATCCGAAACACGGCGAAGCTCAAGAGGATGAGGAAGAAGCAGTTGAGGAAGATCGAGAAGCGCGACACACTTGCACTGCTGGAAAAgtccaacaacaacaagaagaaccagaaccagaaaaacaacaacaaagctaagcgagcaaaaaacaacaaaagtgaaAATCAGATTTAA
- the glb1 gene encoding beta-galactosidase, with protein sequence MSLLGLTRFLLLLLVGLSAAAPPSFQIDYQNDCFLKDGEKFRYISGSIHYSRIPRAYWKDRLLKMYLAGLNAIQTYIPWNFHEDSPGIYDFSGDRDLEHFLQLAQDVGLLVILRPGPYICAEWDMGGLPAWLLQKKDIVLRSSDPDYIAAVDRWMGRLLPMMKPFLYQNGGPIISVQVENEYGSYFTCDYNYMRHLYKLMRSYLGHDVVLFTTDGASIGFLKCGAIQGVYATVDFGPGSNVSAAFATQRSAEPRGPLVNSEYYTGWLDHWGLPHSTVSVKNVAVTLNEILAMGANVNLYMFIGGTNFGYWNGANLPYAAQPTSYDYNAPLTEAGDLTEKYFAIREVIKMYRKIPEGLVPPSSPKFAYDAVKMQQLQTVTEALDTISFSGPVESMFPQTFIDLNQAFGYVLYRTELPMNCSTPTPLSSPLNGVHDRAYVSVDGVASGILERNKVLSINVTGKAGSQLDVLVENMGRINYGKGINDFKGLVSNLTLNNVVLKGWTMYSLSIDQAVAQGLLWETKPTSASPLPPTAQSLPAFYGGTFIIPSGIPDLPQDTFISMPKWRKGQVWINGFNLGRYWSAQGPQLTLFVPAIILSTDFPNNVTILELEVSPCLLGPCTVEFTTMPILNATVHSDHRQPWLMFRKDLL encoded by the exons ATGTCGCTGCTGGGTCTCACAAGATTCCTCCTACTGCTGCTCGTCGGACTGTCG GCAGCCGCTCCTCCGTCCTTCCAAATTGACTACCAGAACGACTGCTTCCTCAAAGATGGAGAGAAGTTCCGCTACATCTCGGGCAGCATCCACTATAGCAGGATCCCAAGAGCCTACTGGAAGGACCGGCTGCTCAAGATGTACTTGGCTGGCCTGAATGCCATCCAGAC GTATATTCCATGGAACTTCCACGAGGACTCCCCAGGCATTTACGACTTCAGCGGCGATCGAGATTTGGAACATTTCCTTCAGCTGGCTCAGGATGTCGGTCTGCTGGTCATCCTTCGACCAGGGCCTTATATTTGCGCCGAGTGGGACATG GGAGGACTACCTGCCTGGCTTCTCCAAAAGAAAGACATTGTGCTGCGCTCTTCAGATCCAG ATTACATAGCAGCAGTGGATCGCTGGATGGGCAGGTTGCTTCCGATGATGAAGCCTTTCCTCTATCAGAATGGCGGCCCCATCATCAGTGTGCAG GTGGAGAATGAATACGGCAGCTATTTCACTTGCGACTACAACTACATGCGTCACCTCTACAAGCTGATGCGGTCCTACCTGGGtcacgacgtggtgctgttcaCTACCGACGGCGCCTCGATCGGTTTCCTCAAATGCGGCGCCATCCAAGGCGTTTACGCCACAGTCGACTTTGGGCCAG GTTCCAATGTGTCAGCAGCGTTTGCTACGCAACGATCCGCAGAACCTCGTGGACCTTTG GTGAATTCTGAGTACTACACTGGCTGGCTGGATCACTGGGGGTTGCCTCACTCCACTGTCTCTGTCAAAAACGTGGCCGTGACCCTCAACGAGATCCTGGCAATGGGTGCCAACGTCAACCT ATACATGTTTATTGGCGGGACCAATTTTGGATACTGGAATG GTGCCAATTTGCCCTACGCCGCTCAACCGACCAGTTACGACTACAATGCTCCGCTCACTGAGGCCGGCGACCTCACCGAGAAATACTTTGCAATCCGGGAGGTGATCAAAATG tACCGCAAAATACCCGAAGGGCTCGTCCCGCCATCAAGTCCAAAGTTTGCATATGATGCCGTTAAAATGCAGCAG CTCCAGACGGTGACTGAAGCTTTAGATACCATCTCCTTCTCTGGTCCAGTGGAGAGCATGTTCCCTCAGACGTTCATTGACCTCAACCAG GCGTTTGGCTATGTGCTCTACAGGACTGAGCTGCCAATGAACTGCAGCACTCCCACGCCGCTATCATCGCCCCTGAACGGGGTCCATGATCGAGCGTATGTGTCTGTAGATGGA GTTGCTTCTGGGATTCTGGAGAGGAACAAAGTTTTAAGCATTAACGTGACGGGCAAAGCTGGAAGTCAACTTGACGTCTTGGTGGAGAATATGGGCCGGATCAACTATGGAAAAGGCATCAATGATTTCAAG GGCCTTGTGAGCAACCTGACGTTGAACAACGTCGTGCTCAAAGGGTGGACCATGTACAGCCTCAGTATCGACCAAGCGGTCGCCCAGGGCCTCTTATGGGAAACAAAGCCCACGTCGGCCAGCCCACTTCCTCCCACTGCCCAGTCACTTCCGGCCTTCTACGGAGGAACTTTCATCATTCCCAGCGGCATCCCGGATCTACCTCAAGACACCTTCATCAGCATGCCCAAATGGCGAAAG GGCCAGGTTTGGATCAACGGTTTCAATTTGGGACGCTATTGGTCGGCGCAAGGCCCTCAGTTGACTCTTTTCGTCCCGGCAATCATCCTCAGCACTGATTTTCCCAACAATGTGACAATCCTGGAGCTGGAAGTGAGCCCGTGCCTTTTAGGACCGTGCACGGTGGAGTTCACAACCATGCCCATCCTGAACGCAACAGTGCACAGCGACCACAGGCAACCCTGGCTGATGTTTAGAAAGGATTTGCTTTAA